A single window of Helicobacter pylori DNA harbors:
- the mscS gene encoding small-conductance mechanosensitive channel MscS — protein MDEIKTLLVDFFPQAKHFGIILIKAIVVFCIGFYFSFFLRNKTMKLLSKKDEILANFVAQVTFILILIITTIIALSTLGVQTTSIITVLGTVGIAVALALKDYLSSIAGGIILIILHPFKKGDIIEISGLEGKVEALNFFNTSLRLHDGRLAVLPNRSVANSNIINSNNTACRRIEWVCGVGYGSDIELVHKTIKDVIDAMEKIDKNMPTFIGITDFGQSSLNFTIRVWAKIEDGIFNVRSELIERIKNALDANHIEIPFNKLDIAIKNQDSSK, from the coding sequence ATGGATGAAATTAAAACGCTGTTAGTGGATTTTTTTCCTCAGGCAAAGCATTTTGGGATAATCTTAATCAAAGCTATTGTTGTCTTTTGTATAGGTTTTTATTTTTCGTTTTTTTTACGGAACAAAACCATGAAACTTTTATCCAAAAAGGATGAGATTTTAGCGAATTTTGTCGCACAGGTTACTTTTATCTTAATCCTTATCATCACCACAATCATTGCGCTCAGCACGCTAGGCGTGCAAACCACCTCTATTATCACTGTTTTAGGAACGGTGGGGATTGCGGTGGCGTTGGCTTTAAAAGATTACCTTTCAAGCATTGCGGGAGGGATAATCCTTATTATTTTACACCCTTTCAAAAAAGGAGACATCATTGAAATTTCTGGCCTAGAGGGCAAAGTAGAAGCGCTTAATTTTTTTAACACTTCTTTACGCTTGCATGACGGGCGTTTGGCGGTTTTACCCAATAGAAGTGTCGCTAATTCTAATATTATCAATAGCAATAACACGGCGTGTCGGCGCATTGAATGGGTTTGTGGGGTAGGGTATGGGAGTGATATTGAACTGGTGCATAAGACTATAAAAGATGTTATTGACGCAATGGAAAAAATTGATAAAAACATGCCCACTTTTATTGGGATCACGGATTTTGGACAAAGTTCATTGAATTTTACCATTAGGGTTTGGGCAAAGATTGAAGACGGGATCTTTAATGTGAGGAGCGAACTCATTGAACGCATCAAAAACGCCCTAGACGCTAA